Proteins co-encoded in one Juglans regia cultivar Chandler chromosome 16, Walnut 2.0, whole genome shotgun sequence genomic window:
- the LOC108980095 gene encoding protein TIFY 9-like, with product MSRTTVELDFFGMEKESSSSSSSSSKSQFQKFLDRQRSFRGMPSAISMINPEVLKSVIASTANQGSEACNAIPSKNLVSVPSSPVLPVYTPPIVRPSSENLPDTAPLTIFYNGTVSVFDVPQEKAENILKLAVEGTLNPKVAVPSSDQQQLLDSLGGGIADLGIPRRKSLQRFLEKRKERLTCVSSPYACYT from the exons ATGTCGAGAACGACCGTCGAGCTCGATTTCTTTGGGATGGAGAAGGAGAGTTcgtcttcctcctcctcctcctccaaatctcAATTCCAGAAGTTTCTCGATCGCCAGAGAAGCTTTCGAG gAATGCCGAGTGCCATTTCCATGATCAACCCCGAGGTTCTGAAATCTGTGATTGCCTCCACTGCGAACCAGGGCTCCGAAGCCTGCAATGCGATTCCTTCGAAGAACTTGGTTTCGGTGCCGTCGAGTCCGGTTTTGCCTGTCTATACTCCTCCTATCGTCAG GCCTAGTTCAGAGAACCTTCCAGATACCGCCCCTCTAACCATTTTTTACAACGGAACCGTCTCGGTTTTCGATGTTCCTCAAGAGAAG GCTGAGAACATTTTGAAGCTTGCTGTGGAAGGGACATTGAACCCAAAAGTTGCAGTTCCTTCAAGCGACCAACAACAGCTACTTGATTCACTTGGCGGTG GCATTGCAGATCTGGGAATCCCACGAAGAAAGTCACTGCAGAGATTCTTGGAGAAGCGCAAAGAGAG GTTGACTTGCGTCTCCTCCCCTTATGCATGCTACACCTAA
- the LOC108980098 gene encoding cysteine-rich and transmembrane domain-containing protein WIH1-like, with product MNYHHISHEYSHLPASGHPISYTSPPQGFLPPPPGYQGYFYEGYPPSQPGLAPSQPYHHEHYNDHDSGCFSILRGCLAALCCFCVLEECCF from the exons ATGAATTATCACCATATTTCTCACGAGTACTCTCACCTCCCAGCTTCAG GGCATCCAATTTCATATACCAGTCCGCCGCAAGGCTTTCTACCACCACCGCCGGGATATCAAGGGTACTTCTATGAAGGGTACCCTCCATCTCAACCCGGTCTAGCCCCTTCCCAACCCTATcatcatgagcattataatgaTCATGACTCCGGCTGCTTTTCAATTCTAAGAGGCTG TTTAGCTGCACTCTGTTGCTTCTGTGTGTTGGAGGAGTGCTGCTTCTAG